TCGCCGGCTCGGGCCATGACGACACGGTTGCCCTCTTCAGCCACGGTGGCGTCATCAACGCGGTGGTGCACCGGGTCATGAAGACCGAGCGGTTGTTGTCGGTCCAGGTGGACTATGCCGGTGTCACCCGGGTGCTGTCCTCGCGCAGCGGCCGACTGTCGGTGGCGGCGATCAACAGCACCGAACACGTATGGGATCTGCTGCCGCGAAATGCGCAGTGGTAAACATTTCGCGTGACCAATCTTGACGGCCTGGACCTCGACGCCCTCGATCGCCATCTTCGTGCCGAGGGCATCGCCCGCGCCGGTGAGCTGCGCGCCGAACTGCTTTCCGGCGGACGTTCGAATCTGACCTTCCGGGTCTGGGATGACGAGTCCGCCTGGGTGCTGCGCCGTCCGCCGCTGCACGGTCTGACCCCGTCCGCCCATGACATGGCCCGTGAGTACAAGGTGGTCGCCGCACTGGCCGGGACCGCCGTGCCGGTGGCCCGGGCGGTCACTATGCGCAATGACGACTCGGTGCTGGGCGCCCCGTTCCAGATGGTCGAAAATGTCGACGGCAATGTGGTCCGCAGCGCGGCGGAACTGGAGGCGCTGCAGCAGGCCGGCGGGGCCGGAGTGATCGACGGATGTGTGACGTCGTTGATCACGGCGCTGGCCGACCTGCATGCCGTCGACCCCGAGGCCGTCGGGCTCGGAGACTTCGGCCGCGCCGAGGGCTACCTGGAACGGCAGGTGCGCCGCTGGGGCTCGCAATGGGAGCATGTGCGACTCGCCGACGACACCCGTGACGGTGATGTCACCCGATTGCATTCGGCTCTGGCGGAACGCATTCCGGCCAGTCCGCGGGCGTCCATCGTGCACGGGGACTACCGCATCGACAACACCATCCTGGACGCCTCGGACCCCACCGTGGTGCGGGCGGTGCTCGACTGGGAGCTGTCCACACTCGGCGATCCGCTCTCGGACGCGGCCCTGATGTGTGTGTACCGCAACCCCAGTTTCGACGATGTCCTCGGCATGCGCGCGGCATGGACGTCGCCGCTGCTGCCGTCGGCCGACGAACTCGCGCAGCGTTATGCGGTGGCCAGCGGTCAGGAATTGCAGAACTGGGATTTCTACATGGCCCTGGCCTACTTCAAGATCGCCATCATCGCCGCGGGCATCGATTTCCGTGCAAGGGAGAGCGGTGACACCAACGGCGGCGTCGGTGCCGCGGTGGCCCCGCTGCTCGCCGAGGGGCTGAAACTGATCTAGAGCCGACCTAGGTCACGCGCCGGGCGGCTTTGAGGTTCTTGCGCGCGGCGATACGCAGCTGGACGATGCGCGCCGCGCCCACCAGGACCGCGAGCAACCCGCCGCCGACCGCGGCGAGCAGCAGTGCCACCCCCAGCGGCAGCGTCCAGTTCCAGCCGAGGAAGTGGAAGGTGCCCTGATCGGTGTTCTGGGCGATGAAGATCAGCAGCACGATCAGCACCAGGAAACCGATGATCAGGGAGGTCCACAGGGCCGCCGCCCTGGTGAATTTGACGTTGTCCTCGGGTGGGGGGACCGGCTCCGACGTGCCGATGGGTGGGTTCGGCTGCTCTGCGTCGTACGGCAGCGCGTTCGGGTCGGTCGTCATGGTCTTATCTTGCCCCCTACGCGGCGTTGGCAAACCACCTCACGGTGAATCAAAGCGCGGCATGTCGTGGCGACGCCGGTTAATGTCGAAGGAATTGCCAGGCGTCACACAGCCACCTGAGGGGACGGTATGCGCTGCAGGAAACGGTTCACTGTCTTCATAGCAGCGTTGCTCACCCTGGTGAGTGCGGGCTGCGGGAGTTCCAATCCGCTCGGCGGTGGGGAGATATCGGGGGATCTGAAGACCATCGCGGTCGGCTCGGCCGATTTCACCGAGTCGAAGATCATCGCCGAGATCTACGCACAGGCGCTGGAGGCCAACGGCTTCAACATCAGTCGGCAGTTCGGCATCGGCAGCCGGGAGACCTACATCCCGGCGGTGCAGGATCATTCGATCGATCTGATCCCGGAGTACACCGGCAATCTGTTGCAGTACTTCGACAAGGAGGCGACCGCCACCACCTCCGATGAGGTGCTGCTGGGATTGCTGCGCGCCCTTCCGGGTGATCTGGCGATCCTGTATCCCTCACCGGCCGAGGACAAGGACACCCTGGCGGTGTCCGAGAACATCGCCAGGGAATGGAATCTGAAGACCATCGCCGATCTCGCGGCCCGCTCGCCCGAGGTGAAAGTCGGTGGGCCGTCGGAGTTTCAGACCCGCCAGACCGGTCTGGTGGGATTGCAGCAGAAGTACGGACTCGAGATCGCCCCCGCCAACTTCATCGCGATCAGTGACGGCGGCGGACCGGCCACGGTACAAGCGCTGACGAACGGTACGGTCACCGCGGCCAATATCTTCAGCACCTCCCCGGCGATCGAGAAGAACAATCTCGTGGTGCTCGAAGATCCGGAGAACGTCTTCCTGGCCGCCAATGTGGTGCCGCTGGTGGCCTCGCAGAAGATGTCGAACGAGCTCAAGACGGTCCTCGATGCCGTCAGCGCCAAGCTCAGCACCGAGGCCCTGATCGAGTTGAACGGATCGGTGGAGGGGAATTCGGGTGTCGACCCCGACGAGGCCGCGCAGAAGTGGATCGCCGGCAACGGATTCGACCAGCCCCTGCCGGGGAAGTGAGTGAGCCGATGATCACCTTCACCTCGGTCACCAAGACCTACGCCGATGGCACCGTCGCGGTCGATGATCTGACCCTCGACATTCCCGAGGGCACGCTCGCCGCGTTCGTCGGACCCTCCGGGTGTGGCAAGACCACCTCCATGCGGATGATCAACCGGATGATCGATCCCACCTCCGGCACGCTGACGGTCAGCGGGGAAGACGTCACCAAGGTCGATCCGGTGAAGTTGCGACTGGGCATCGGCTACGTCATCCAGAGCGCCGGGCTGATGCCGCATCAGCGGGTGGTCGACAACGTCGCGACTGTCCCGGTGCTCAAGGGCCAGTCGCGACGTGAGGCGCGCAAGGCCGCGCTCGGCGTGCTGGAACGTGTCGGCCTGGATCCCAAGCTGGCGCAACGCTATCCGGCGCAGCTCTCCGGCGGCCAGCAGCAGCGTGTCGGGGTGGCTCGCGCACTGGCCGCAGACCCGCCCATCCTGCTGATGGATGAACCGTTCAGTGCGGTGGACCCGGTCGTACGTGAGGAACTGCAGACCGAGATCCTACGGCTGCAGAGTGAACTGCGCAAGACCATCGTCTTCGTCACCCACGATATCGATGAGGCGCTCAAGCTCGGGGACAAGGTCGCGGTGTTCGGCCGCGGCGGTGTCCTGCAGCAATTCGATCCGCCACAGCGCCTGTTGTCCAATCCGGCAAACGATTTCGTCGCCGGATTCGTCGGCGCCGACCGCGGCTACCGCGGTCTACAGTTCCTGCGCCACAGTGGCCTGCCACTGCACGATATCCAGCACGTCGGTGAACCCGGTATCGACGCACTCGATCTCGCACCGGGGCAATGGGCGCTGGTCACCAAACCCGGTGGTGAGCCCTACGGCTGGATCAACGCCGAGGGCGTGGCCCTGCACCGCGGCGGAAGTTCGCTCTACGACAGCACCATCGCCGGTGGCTCGCTGTTCCGGCCCGACGGCACGCTGCGGCTGGCGTTGGACGCGGCGCTGTCCTCACCGGCGGGTCTCGGTGTCGCCGTGGACGAGAACGACCAGGTGCTCGGCGGAATCCGCGCCGAGGATGTGCTGGCCGCCATCGACGATGAGCGCAAGCGGCGGACCGGGTAGATGCAGTATCTGCTCACCCACCTCGACAACGCGTGGACGCTGACGCTGATCCATCTGCGGCTGTCCCTGGTGCCGATCGTGCTCGGATTGCTGATCGCGGTGCCCATCGGTGCGCTGGTGCAGCGCACCACCGTGCTGCGCCGGGTCAGCACGGTCACCGCCAGCATCATCTTCACCATCCCCTCGCTGGCGCTGTTCGTCGTGCTGCCGCTGATCATCCCGACCCGCATCCTCGACGAGGCCAACGTCATCGTGGCGCTGACGCTCTACACGACCGCGCTGCTGGTCCGTGCGGTGCCGGAGGCGTTGGATGCCGTCCCGCCCGCGGTGCGTGACGCGGCCACCGCCGTCGGTTACCGACCCTTCACCCGGGTGGTGAAAGTCGAACTCCCGTTGTCCATCCCGATCCTCGTCGCCAGCCTGCGGGTGGTCGCGGTGACCAACATCTCGATGGTGTCGGTGGGTTCGGTGATCGGCATCGGCGGGCTGGGCACGTGGTTCACCGAGGGGTACCAGGCCAACAAGAGCGGCCAGATCATCGCGGGCATCATCGCGATCTTCGTCCTGGCGGTGGTGGTCGACACCCTGATCCTGTTGGCGGGCAAGGCGATCACCCCGTGGACCCGAGCGAAGGCCGGTGCAGTATGAATTTCCTGCACGAGGCGCTGGCGTTCATCTTCACAGCGCAGAACTGGACGGGGCCTGCCGGTCTCGGGATCAGGATCGTCGAGCACCTGCAGTACACCGGTATCGCGGTGGTGTTCTCGGCCTTGATCGCGGTGCCCATCGGCCTGATCATCGGACATACCGGACGCGGCACCTTCCTGGTGGTCACCGGAGTCAACGCGTTGCGCGCCCTGCCAACGCTCGGTGTATTGCTGCTCGGGGTGCTGTTGTGGGGGCTAGGGCTCATCCCGCCGACGGTCGCGCTGATGCTGTTGGGCATCCCGCCGCTGCTGGCGGGCACGTACTCGGGGATCGCGGCCGTCGAACCGTCGGTGGTCGACGCCGCCCGGGCGATGGGGATGACCGAACGCCAGGTGCTGTTCCGGGTCGAGGTGCCCAACGCGCTGCCGCTCATCGTCGGCGGTCTGCGCACCGCGACGCTGCAGATCGTGGCGACCGCCACGGTGGCCGCCTACGCCAGCCTTGGTGGCCTCGGCCGGTACCTGATCGACGGGATCAAGGTACGAGAGTTCTACCTCGCCCTGGTGGGTGCGTTGATGGTCACCTTGCTGGCCCTGGTGCTCGATGCGCTGCTGGCCGCCGCGGTGTGGCTGTCCCAACCCGGCGCCGACCGGTTCGCCAAGTCCACCGAGCTGCCCCAGCCACTGCTCGACGACGAGGTGGCGTTGGAATCCTCCAACGTGGCTACGGAGCCCCGGGGCCGTCGCATACGGTATGAGGGTGACTGAACCAGCCGAAGCCTGGCCCGCGATCCTGACCTGGAGAGCACACGATGTGCCGAGGATGGAGTCGGTACGGATACAGCTTTCCGGTAATCGGATCAAGGCGTATGGCCGCATCGTGTCGGCCGCCACCTCGACCGATCCTGCCTTCAGCGCCTCCTATGACCTGGTCACCGACGAAGTGGGCGCCACCAAGAGGCTGTCACTGACGATGACGCTGGCCGAGCGCGAACGCCAGCTTTCCATCGCCCGCGACGAGGAGGGCATGTGGCTGGTCCGCGATCACCAGAACCAGACCAGTCGCGCCGCCTTCGACGGAGCGCTCGATGTGGACGTGGTGTTCAGCCCGTTCTTCAACGCGCTGCCGATCCGACGCAACGAACTGCACAAGGGCGGCCCCGAGTCGCTGACCCTGCCGGTGGTCTATGTGCGGCTGCCGGAGCTCAGCGTGGAGCTGGAGAACATCACCTACACCCGTGAGACTGATGGCTTCGGACTGAAATCGCCGGTCGCCGAAACCACCGTCACCGTCGACCAGGACGGGTTCATCCTCGACTACCCAGGACTGGCAGCGCGGATCTGATCACTCCGCCGGCCCGCCCGGCGGCGGCCAGTTCGTCCCGCCACTGCGGGGCACCGATGGTGACATGCAAGATGTCGGGTCTGCGGAAGCTGTCGTAGCGAACCCGGGCGGCGTGTCCGGACTCGACCAGCGCGGCCACCGAGGTGTGCGTGCGCAGGTGGTCGCGCGCGTCGGTGAGCATTTCGATGGCCCGATCCAGGCCGGTGGCCAGGTGGTCGGCGTTGGCCTCGCACATGGCGCGCACCAGATCGGGTGCGGTCGCCGCGACCCGCGTGCCGTCCCGGAACGACCCGGCGGCCAGCGCGAAGGCCAGCGGGACGTCGGCCGCGGTCACGGCCAGCGTCTCGGCCAGCAGATGCGGCAGATGCGAGATGGCGGCCGCGGCGGCGTCATGCTCGTCGGACCGCGCAGGCACCACGACGGCACCGCACTCCAGGGCCAGCCGCATGACCTGAGCGAAGACGGTCGGGTCGACGTTATCGTCGACGCTGATCACCCACGGGGCGTCGACGAACAGGCCCGCGTCACCGGCAGACCAGCCCGAGTGCGCGGTGCCGGTCATCGGGTGCCCACCCACAAAACGGGATCGCAGACCGGCCTTCTCCACCGCGGCCAGCACTGCGCCCTTGACGCTGATCACATCGGTCAGCGCGCAGCCCGGTGCGACGGTGCGGATGTGGTCGAGCATGCCGGCCAGTGCCGGCATCGGCACGGCAAGCACGATCAGCGCATCGGTGTTTGCGGCACGCTCAAGGGCGTCGTCGAGGTTGGTGGTGGCATCGAATCCGTCGGCTCGCGCGGCACCCACCCCGTCGATCGACCGGTTGTACCCGAACACGGTGCGACCGGCCGCAGTGGCGGCCCGCACCACCGAGCCGCCGATCAGTCCAAGGCCCAGCACGCATACCGGTGTGTCGGTCACCGCTCTAGGTTGGCACATGGTTGATGGGGACTGGCTGTGACCGCTGGTCAAGCACTTGGTGGACGACTAGCGTAAGCGGCCATGGGAGCACAACGGGCCACCGCACAACAGGCAGCCGAACTGCCGGGCGGGTTCGGCGTCGCGGTCGTCCGGGAGGACGGCAAGTGGCGGTGTACGGCCCTGCGCAGGACGGCGTTGAACAGCTTGACCGCGGCCGAGACCGAGCTCCGTGAGCTGCGCAGTGCCGGTGCGGTGTTCGGTCTGCTCGACGTCGACGAGGAGTTCCTGATCATTCTTCGGCCCGCCCCGGCGGGCACGCGCTTGTTGCTCTCCGACGCCACCGCTGCGCTGGATTACGACATCGCCGCCGAGGTCCTCGACACCCTCGATGCCGATATCGACGACGAGGACCTGGAGGACACGGACCCATTCGAGGAGGGCGATCTCGGGCTGCTGGCCGATATCGGCCTGCCCGAAGGTGTACTCGGGGTGATCATCGCCGACGAGGAATCCGAGATCGAAGAGCAGATCACGGCGATCGCCGAGCGGATGGGCTTCGCCGTGGAACTGTCGGCGGTGCTGGACAAACTCGGTCGGTGAGCTCCGACAGCGAGCTGATCCGGCAAGCGCTGGAGGCGGCCCGGCTGGCCGGGCCCGACGATATCCCGATCGGGGCAGTGGTGTTCGGTCCCGACGGGTCGGAGCTGGCCCGTGCGGCCAATGCGCGCGAGGTCCTCGGCGACCCCACCGCACACGCGGAGATCCTGGCTATGCGGGCGGCGACGCAAGTGTTGGGCGACGGCTGGCGGCTGACCGACTGCATCCTGGCCGTCACCGTCGAGCCGTGCACGATGTGCGCGGGTGCGCTGGTGATGGCGCGGGTCGGCCGGCTGGTGTTCGGGGCGTGGGAGCCCAAGACCGGCGCCGTGGGGTCGCTGTGGGATGTGGTGCGCGACCGGCGGCTGACGCACCGTCCGCAGGTGCGCGGCGGGGTGCTGGAACGCGAATGTGCGGCGCCGCTGGAGGAGTTCTTCGCGCGGCATCGTTGAGGTCGTGCTCTTCGAGCTCGCGCCGAGACGACGGTTTATCACGTGATCGGGTCCGTTTTTCGCCAAAACCCGTCGTCTCGGCACGCGATTAGGGCTCACGGCGACTGCCCGGTAAGCTTCCCGCCGGTGGCGTGTCCGAGCGGCCTAAGGAGCACGCCTCGAAAGCGTGTGACGGGTAACCCCCGTCCGAGGGTTCAAATCCCTCCGCCACCGCCATAGCCCCGATCCTGCTGACGCAGGTGAGGGGCTGTTTCATGCTCAGGCCGCGAAGTCGGCCCGGATCCGTTCCAGCGTGCGACGGCATTTGTTGCTCATGATGGGATTGCTGTCCACGTAGTACCAGACCGCGCCCATGGCCTGTTGGAACGCCCAACCGCGACCACGTTGCCATTCGTCGTCATCGCAGCCCAGGTACGCCCGCATCAGCTCGCGACGGCGGTCGTCGAGCAGGTGCCAGGCGCTCACCAGGTCCAGTGCGGGATCGGCCGCTGCGAACCCGCCTACGTCGAGCACGCCGGCGAGACGACCGTCGACGGTCAGCACGTTGGGCGGGATCAAGTCCCCATGGGTCATCACATCCGGGGAGTCGCCGCGAGGCAGCACGCGTATCTCTTCCCAGATCGCCTGCAAGGTCGACACATCGAGCAAGCCTTCACTATTGGTCAGGCACAGCTGCATCCATTCGTCATGGGATCCCAGCTCGCCACCGCGTCCATTTCCGGCATAGGTGCGTCCGCGGGTGTTAATGGCGCGGACCGCGAGGATGAACTCGGCCAGATCGGCGGCGAAGACATCGGAACGAGAGCAGCTGTCCGCGGTCGCGGGGTCACCGGGCAACCAGGTGAACACCGACCATGGCAGGGGATAGCCCGCGCCGGGTTCGCCGATCGCCAGCGGAGCCGGCGTGGCCACGGGCGTACGGCCGCTCAGCTCCCGTGCCGCTTCGGCTTCGTGCTCAAGGTCGTGCCGCACCGCCTCGACATCACCATCGGGCTCCAACGGAAACCGGGTGACGACGTGGTCTCCGATCCGGAAGATGGCGTTGACGGTTCCCGCCCCGGAAACCGGCTCGACGGGCAGACCCGCCCACTACGGGAACTGCTCGGCGATCAGTCTGCCGACCGTGAGCGGCGAGACCGTCAGTTGGCCGGGGTGCACGTTCAGACGGCGACGGTGACGGTGGTGGGTACCGATCGCCCGAGCACCACTCCGTACGCAGTGCCATCGGGCGTGCTGATCGGCAGGGTCGACCCGGGCACCAGATCGTCACCGTTATCGGTGTCGCCGTCGAACCAATCGTTGAACCACTCGGCGCTGAGCTGCCAGACCGCAGGCGGGTTCTGCGGCTGAGGGAAGCCGGCCAGCACCGAAGCGAGGAACTGCACGATCGGGTTGCCGCCGCGCATCGAGTCCATGTGGACCCCGCCCGCCAGTACGACACCGTTGAACCGCCCGGGCCGTGCCTCGTTCAGCGATTCGTTGATATTGCTGATGAAGTTGAAGAGATTGGGCGGAGCGCCGATCTCGCGGACCGGGATGTAGCGTCCGGTGGCGTCCTCGTAGGCCTGCAACTTGGCCAATGCGTCCGGCATGACCGAGCCGGTGGGCACGCCGTCCAGGGTGATCACCCCGACGAGATCATCGGCGGCGCCCTTGTCCACGAGATATCCCGCGACGGCGCCGACCAGCTGACCGCCGGCGGAATGCCCGGCCAGGCCGAACTTCTGGGGCAGCACTCCCACGTAACCGGCGTCGCGGGCACTGTCGTTGAGGGCGGTTCGTTCCCCGACGAACAGCTCGGCGATGTTGTTCCACATGCCCGCGCCGTTGAGCCAGGCGTCGTCGTCTGCGAAGAAGTTCGACGACAGCGTGGGCGTGACGACGATGCTGTTGGTGCGGACCGCCAACTCGGCGGCGGTGTAGCTGTACATCGGTGCCAGCGCGAAGAAACCGTGCTGTAGCAGGATCAACCGGTCCGGCTGCTGCGCGCCCTCGGGCACGTCGGGGAAGTACCAGTTCGCCTGCACCCGTTGGCCATTGGCAAGCAGGATGGTGGATGTGCGCACCGTGACCGGGCTGTTGACCGGAACCGCGGGTGGGCCGGTCAGCAGTGCCTCGAGCGCCTGGATGGTGTTGAACACCAACGACCCGACGCCCTTGATGAGATTTTCGGTCAGGCCCTGCAGCCACCGCAGCAGGTTAGGTGACGAGGGGGCGAAGGCGCGTTCGGCGGGCGGCTGCTCGACCACGACCGCCA
This DNA window, taken from Mycolicibacterium neoaurum, encodes the following:
- a CDS encoding phosphotransferase family protein produces the protein MTNLDGLDLDALDRHLRAEGIARAGELRAELLSGGRSNLTFRVWDDESAWVLRRPPLHGLTPSAHDMAREYKVVAALAGTAVPVARAVTMRNDDSVLGAPFQMVENVDGNVVRSAAELEALQQAGGAGVIDGCVTSLITALADLHAVDPEAVGLGDFGRAEGYLERQVRRWGSQWEHVRLADDTRDGDVTRLHSALAERIPASPRASIVHGDYRIDNTILDASDPTVVRAVLDWELSTLGDPLSDAALMCVYRNPSFDDVLGMRAAWTSPLLPSADELAQRYAVASGQELQNWDFYMALAYFKIAIIAAGIDFRARESGDTNGGVGAAVAPLLAEGLKLI
- a CDS encoding LapA family protein yields the protein MTTDPNALPYDAEQPNPPIGTSEPVPPPEDNVKFTRAAALWTSLIIGFLVLIVLLIFIAQNTDQGTFHFLGWNWTLPLGVALLLAAVGGGLLAVLVGAARIVQLRIAARKNLKAARRVT
- a CDS encoding ABC transporter substrate-binding protein translates to MRCRKRFTVFIAALLTLVSAGCGSSNPLGGGEISGDLKTIAVGSADFTESKIIAEIYAQALEANGFNISRQFGIGSRETYIPAVQDHSIDLIPEYTGNLLQYFDKEATATTSDEVLLGLLRALPGDLAILYPSPAEDKDTLAVSENIAREWNLKTIADLAARSPEVKVGGPSEFQTRQTGLVGLQQKYGLEIAPANFIAISDGGGPATVQALTNGTVTAANIFSTSPAIEKNNLVVLEDPENVFLAANVVPLVASQKMSNELKTVLDAVSAKLSTEALIELNGSVEGNSGVDPDEAAQKWIAGNGFDQPLPGK
- a CDS encoding ABC transporter ATP-binding protein, which translates into the protein MITFTSVTKTYADGTVAVDDLTLDIPEGTLAAFVGPSGCGKTTSMRMINRMIDPTSGTLTVSGEDVTKVDPVKLRLGIGYVIQSAGLMPHQRVVDNVATVPVLKGQSRREARKAALGVLERVGLDPKLAQRYPAQLSGGQQQRVGVARALAADPPILLMDEPFSAVDPVVREELQTEILRLQSELRKTIVFVTHDIDEALKLGDKVAVFGRGGVLQQFDPPQRLLSNPANDFVAGFVGADRGYRGLQFLRHSGLPLHDIQHVGEPGIDALDLAPGQWALVTKPGGEPYGWINAEGVALHRGGSSLYDSTIAGGSLFRPDGTLRLALDAALSSPAGLGVAVDENDQVLGGIRAEDVLAAIDDERKRRTG
- a CDS encoding ABC transporter permease, translating into MQYLLTHLDNAWTLTLIHLRLSLVPIVLGLLIAVPIGALVQRTTVLRRVSTVTASIIFTIPSLALFVVLPLIIPTRILDEANVIVALTLYTTALLVRAVPEALDAVPPAVRDAATAVGYRPFTRVVKVELPLSIPILVASLRVVAVTNISMVSVGSVIGIGGLGTWFTEGYQANKSGQIIAGIIAIFVLAVVVDTLILLAGKAITPWTRAKAGAV
- a CDS encoding ABC transporter permease — protein: MNFLHEALAFIFTAQNWTGPAGLGIRIVEHLQYTGIAVVFSALIAVPIGLIIGHTGRGTFLVVTGVNALRALPTLGVLLLGVLLWGLGLIPPTVALMLLGIPPLLAGTYSGIAAVEPSVVDAARAMGMTERQVLFRVEVPNALPLIVGGLRTATLQIVATATVAAYASLGGLGRYLIDGIKVREFYLALVGALMVTLLALVLDALLAAAVWLSQPGADRFAKSTELPQPLLDDEVALESSNVATEPRGRRIRYEGD
- a CDS encoding putative glycolipid-binding domain-containing protein yields the protein MTEPAEAWPAILTWRAHDVPRMESVRIQLSGNRIKAYGRIVSAATSTDPAFSASYDLVTDEVGATKRLSLTMTLAERERQLSIARDEEGMWLVRDHQNQTSRAAFDGALDVDVVFSPFFNALPIRRNELHKGGPESLTLPVVYVRLPELSVELENITYTRETDGFGLKSPVAETTVTVDQDGFILDYPGLAARI
- a CDS encoding prephenate dehydrogenase — protein: MCQPRAVTDTPVCVLGLGLIGGSVVRAATAAGRTVFGYNRSIDGVGAARADGFDATTNLDDALERAANTDALIVLAVPMPALAGMLDHIRTVAPGCALTDVISVKGAVLAAVEKAGLRSRFVGGHPMTGTAHSGWSAGDAGLFVDAPWVISVDDNVDPTVFAQVMRLALECGAVVVPARSDEHDAAAAAISHLPHLLAETLAVTAADVPLAFALAAGSFRDGTRVAATAPDLVRAMCEANADHLATGLDRAIEMLTDARDHLRTHTSVAALVESGHAARVRYDSFRRPDILHVTIGAPQWRDELAAAGRAGGVIRSALPVLGSRG
- a CDS encoding tRNA adenosine deaminase-associated protein: MGAQRATAQQAAELPGGFGVAVVREDGKWRCTALRRTALNSLTAAETELRELRSAGAVFGLLDVDEEFLIILRPAPAGTRLLLSDATAALDYDIAAEVLDTLDADIDDEDLEDTDPFEEGDLGLLADIGLPEGVLGVIIADEESEIEEQITAIAERMGFAVELSAVLDKLGR
- a CDS encoding nucleoside deaminase produces the protein MSSDSELIRQALEAARLAGPDDIPIGAVVFGPDGSELARAANAREVLGDPTAHAEILAMRAATQVLGDGWRLTDCILAVTVEPCTMCAGALVMARVGRLVFGAWEPKTGAVGSLWDVVRDRRLTHRPQVRGGVLERECAAPLEEFFARHR
- a CDS encoding aminoglycoside phosphotransferase family protein, with amino-acid sequence MPVEPVSGAGTVNAIFRIGDHVVTRFPLEPDGDVEAVRHDLEHEAEAARELSGRTPVATPAPLAIGEPGAGYPLPWSVFTWLPGDPATADSCSRSDVFAADLAEFILAVRAINTRGRTYAGNGRGGELGSHDEWMQLCLTNSEGLLDVSTLQAIWEEIRVLPRGDSPDVMTHGDLIPPNVLTVDGRLAGVLDVGGFAAADPALDLVSAWHLLDDRRRELMRAYLGCDDDEWQRGRGWAFQQAMGAVWYYVDSNPIMSNKCRRTLERIRADFAA
- a CDS encoding alpha/beta hydrolase; the protein is MSTGSGVFMERLSAWVSAGLLSAGVSAAVLAGAGAAVADDTSGGAGPGSASSPANDSTPRTKTDTTPESRAESTSTDKTETDDKADSTTPGGSKHETEPELKPELEAEAEHEATLEDHEKTPPNDAAETEIVLGKKTRPAAVIPSISTPVVVDAEHSTSAENETGTTTKTEPSAPLVTEAAATPDRSPNRDGATAQVTEAPAVSMAVVVEQPPAERAFAPSSPNLLRWLQGLTENLIKGVGSLVFNTIQALEALLTGPPAVPVNSPVTVRTSTILLANGQRVQANWYFPDVPEGAQQPDRLILLQHGFFALAPMYSYTAAELAVRTNSIVVTPTLSSNFFADDDAWLNGAGMWNNIAELFVGERTALNDSARDAGYVGVLPQKFGLAGHSAGGQLVGAVAGYLVDKGAADDLVGVITLDGVPTGSVMPDALAKLQAYEDATGRYIPVREIGAPPNLFNFISNINESLNEARPGRFNGVVLAGGVHMDSMRGGNPIVQFLASVLAGFPQPQNPPAVWQLSAEWFNDWFDGDTDNGDDLVPGSTLPISTPDGTAYGVVLGRSVPTTVTVAV